Proteins from a single region of Mustela erminea isolate mMusErm1 chromosome X, mMusErm1.Pri, whole genome shotgun sequence:
- the PPP1R2C gene encoding protein phosphatase inhibitor 2 family member C: MAASTASHRPIKGILKNKSSTGSSVAASAPQSGGTIQEVQRKKSQKWDESNILATHRPAYRDYDFMKINEPSSPYFSPQDDGEDPVNDSEAKEAMTPDNLAKKFAASGTSELNCQLGEPESDGAHSSKILFDKQEKQRQFEMKRKLHYNEGLNLKLARQLISKDLQHEKDKDDNEETLHGDKNEDNTAAEESSEFPTNDELQSQAFCT; this comes from the coding sequence ATGGCGGCCTCCACTGCCTCACACCGGCCGATCAAGGGGATACTGAAGAACAAAAGCTCCACTGGTTCCTCAGTGGCTGCCTCTGCCCCGCAGTCGGGAGGGACAATACAGGAGGTCCAGAGAAAAAAGTCCCAGAAATGGGACGAATCCAACATCCTGGCAACACACCGGCCTGCTTATAGAGACTATGACTTCATGAAGATCAATGAGCCCAGCAGCCCCTACTTCAGCCCGCAAGACGATGGAGAAGATCCAGTGAATGATTCTGAAGCAAAGGAAGCCATGACCCCAGACAACTTAGCCAAGAAATTCGCCGCCAGTGGTACCTCGGAATTGAACTGCCAGTTGGGAGAGCCGGAGAGTGACGGAGCACACAGCAGCAAGATCCTTTTCGACAAGCAAGAAAAGCAGCGGCAGTTcgaaatgaaaaggaaactacACTACAACGAAGGCCTGAACCTCAAGCTGGCTAGACAACTCATCTCCAAAGACCTCCAACACGAGAAAGACAAGGATGACAACGAAGAAACTCTACATGGTGACAAGAACGAAGACAACACTGCTGCGGAAGAATCCAGTGAATTTCCTACAAATGACGAACTGCAATCCCAGGCATTCTGCACCTAG